The genomic stretch TCTTTTGCACCGCCTCCGCGCTTTTTATGATCGCGGTCCGCGACTTCTCCTCAGCCTCGACCTTCAATTTAGTCAGCCGGACCCCGTCCTCCCTTACAGCGGACACGGTTTCGTTGAGCTGCTGAAGAAGGGACATATGTCTCTCGGCACTGAACCTCCCTTCCCGCTTCATCTCCTCGTCATGCCTTTTGATCAAGGCAGTTCCCAGGGGAAGCAGCTCGGAAGTCTTTGCCGCGATACGCTCCAGGAGCGCACGGTTCCCGGCATCACGGACTCTGTCGTTCAGGGTCGCCATATGCCCCTGCAAGAGCCTGTAGAAGTGAAAAAACTCCTCTTTATCCCGGGGATCGTGAAACATCAGGAAGAGCAGCAGGTGGCTCTCCGCCCCCTTCACCGTACTGCTCACCTCGGTTGCCGCGGTGATCGCCTCCTGTTTGTTGAGAAAGTCGGTCTCGAGCGCAGCCAGCTTGATGCCATGCTCCCGCAGCCGTGAAGCGATACGGGAGAGGGCGCCGATCATAGCCTTGTGCTGTTCGGGCTCGAACCGGCCGGTGCGTTTCAGGTCGCGTTCATGCGCCTCGATAAGCCGTTCCCCGGCAGGGAGGAGCTCCTCCGCCTCGATCTTCATCCGCTCGACGATCGAGCGGGCCTCGGGAATGCGCACCTTTTTGTCGAGGACCGCAATCTGCTCCTGGAGCGAGACATACCTGCTGAAGAATTTCGCGCGGTCCTTCTCCTGGTGCAGGAGCAGGAAGAGCATGAGGTGCCCTTCCGCTCTCTTGGCGTAGCTGCTCGCTTCCGTAGCTGCCGAGACAATGGAGCGTAGATGCCTCTCCCTGCTCTCGAAGGACTGAATGGTCCGTGTAGCGGCAGTGAGGCCCAGGAGGCCGACAAGGGCTACCAGGAGAGAGATGGCGATATATCCCGAAACGAGCTTCCGGGCGATCTTCATGCCCCTCTCCTCTTGTTCATAAGCCCTCCTGCGGCATAACCGCTCAGGCAGCGGCGGTCGCCGCTGCAGGGCGGTACAGACCCTCAGATGCCGGTATGACCGTATCGCTCGGCCTGAGCCGTTTCAGCGCCACCTCTCCGGTATGTGAATAAAAAAAGATCTTCCGTCCCCTGAGCCCTCCCACATCGAGGGCGCTCACCCTGAGGCTCTCGACTCCGATGAGCTCCATGGCTGCCGCGATATTCTGCCTTCCCACCGTTATTACTCCGTCTCCCCGGCCTGCGGTATTGAACATATCGGCGCCGCCGAAGAGCTTTACCTCGAGCTCCTCTCTTCTCACGCCGTACGCCGCAAAGCGCGCGACCATCCGCCTGATAGAGCAGGCGACGTACTTGAATCCCTCGTTGCAGTCGGCGCTGCAGGCATCCGCGCCCGGGCAGCGGGGCAGCATTCCGTGGCAGAGGGCGCCGAGCCGCAGGCGGCTGTTGAACATGGCAGCCGAGAGGCAGGAGCCGAGCACCGTGGTGATAAGGGCAGGCTCTTCGGCGAAATACATTTCCCCCTGCTTGAGGTAAACGACCGGGAGGTCTGTTTGAAGGATATTCATAACTATACTCCTTGATATATACAGCTATCGTCTTGCCGATCCCCCACCCTGCCCGGCTCGCAGCTATGGCCGGGCAGGGGGGGCGGCTGTGGTTATGCGCTGCTTGCAGCCTCGGGGCCGGAGGGCTGCACCATGGCAAGCTCGTCGGCTGAAAACACTCTATCGACATCGAGGATCATGATGAACTGGTTGTCCCGCCTGCCCATGCCCTTGATGAAGTCGGTGTTGAGACGGGTCCCGATCCGGGGCGCAGGCTCGATGCTCTCCGGCTCCAGCTCGATCACCTCCTGCACCGAATCAGCCAATGCCCCCAAGATGGTCGTCTCCCCATCCACGCTCACCTCCACGATGATGATGCAGGTGTTGACCGTCCTTTCGGTCATCGCCATGCCGAACTTCAGCCTCATGTCCACTACCGGCACCACGCTGCCCCTCAGATTGATCACTCCCCTCATGAAGTCAGGCGTCTGCGGCACCTTCGTCACCGTCGTGAAGTCCAGCACTTCTCTCACCTTGCTTATATCTAAGGCAAAGGTCTCCTCATTCAGCCTGAAGGTCAGATATTGGGTCGTTTCCGTTATTCCTGCTGCACTCATCTCTTTCCTCCTCTCCTTAGGGTCAAGGGGCAGAAACTTTTCCTGACCCTTGACCCTTACCCTGTCTTTTCAGAATTTCTCAAATTCGTCGTCCAGCTTGTCTTTACCGCCACCCATTTCGAGGGCAACGCCGGCTGTTTTGCCGTTGCCCTTCACCTTCGAAGAGATCACTCTGGAACCCGCGTTTTCACCATGCACAAAGTGGACTGCTGCTGTTTTGCGTGTTGTACGGTGAGCAGCCTTGGCAGAAGACGCCTGGCTCGTTCTTGCCACACTGTTATTATCGTCTACCTTGAAGAATGCTATAGTGCTCTGGAGCTGCTCGGCCTGGGAGGCGAGCTCTTCCGAGGTCGAGGCCATCTCCTCGGACGCCCCTGCATTCTGCTGGATGACCTGATCGAGCTGCTGAATGGCCTTGTTGATCTGCTCGGCCCCG from Nitrospirota bacterium encodes the following:
- a CDS encoding chemotaxis protein CheD; translation: MNILQTDLPVVYLKQGEMYFAEEPALITTVLGSCLSAAMFNSRLRLGALCHGMLPRCPGADACSADCNEGFKYVACSIRRMVARFAAYGVRREELEVKLFGGADMFNTAGRGDGVITVGRQNIAAAMELIGVESLRVSALDVGGLRGRKIFFYSHTGEVALKRLRPSDTVIPASEGLYRPAAATAAA
- a CDS encoding chemotaxis protein CheW, whose product is MSAAGITETTQYLTFRLNEETFALDISKVREVLDFTTVTKVPQTPDFMRGVINLRGSVVPVVDMRLKFGMAMTERTVNTCIIIVEVSVDGETTILGALADSVQEVIELEPESIEPAPRIGTRLNTDFIKGMGRRDNQFIMILDVDRVFSADELAMVQPSGPEAASSA
- a CDS encoding methyl-accepting chemotaxis protein, producing the protein GAEQINKAIQQLDQVIQQNAGASEEMASTSEELASQAEQLQSTIAFFKVDDNNSVARTSQASSAKAAHRTTRKTAAVHFVHGENAGSRVISSKVKGNGKTAGVALEMGGGKDKLDDEFEKF